A stretch of the Elephas maximus indicus isolate mEleMax1 chromosome 3, mEleMax1 primary haplotype, whole genome shotgun sequence genome encodes the following:
- the CD24 gene encoding signal transducer CD24 yields the protein MGRGMLVALGLALLILALLLPTQVYSQETTSATTTTASGAIALQSTVSVLVISLSLLLHLFF from the coding sequence ATGGGCCGGGGAATGCTGGTCGCTCTGGGCCTGGCCCTGCTGATTCTGGCGCTGCTCCTTCCTACGCAGGTTTATTCACAGGAAACGACCTCAGCGACCACCACCACGGCTTCGGGTGCCATCGCTCTGCAGTCTACAGTAAGCGTCCTTGTGATCTCGCTCTCCCTTcttctccatctcttcttttAA